A region of Salvia splendens isolate huo1 chromosome 17, SspV2, whole genome shotgun sequence DNA encodes the following proteins:
- the LOC121773866 gene encoding coiled-coil domain-containing protein SCD2-like, producing MDYDMVMAKICTCGISLLSSLNSPNPQRKRDPPSSIDTHRHENTRILIISPQISTRQTKGVFPGVFIMTSPMHQHTRSTSTNLSMKKPQNKAAAQRLAEVMAQQPADDEEEDELYDFNSGVPSAGIGLAGGRQARGRSPMSVRNSVDQPSSARYRNSRSKPLEPSSSVEHQQPSSARYSRPKPLEPSLEHQQPSSARHRQSKPVEPSLSLNHSTRVRSSSSVQMNASEEPPQPASARSAGRSSSSASLVGRPNLRVKTVPMVPSSVSLSLKPVASGNTADSQLDKVRDKKLSLDFGTFKLKEQGGLQSSSALQDELDMLQEENESLVEKLRIAEERYDEAEARTRQLEKQIESLGNGVSLEARLLSRKEADLQKREAALKIAAGTYGGGNEELAVLRMEIEASREEANSALDQLHVAMLEVKSLKITTQRMILTHEEMEEVVLKRCWLARCWSLCIRHGIHAEIAEARHGYWSRFASRPVEVILAAGRKAKDGHHSATDGLDERERVLLHKEDLTKKVDLESMLMVEKGLRELNALKVEEAIAVALAQKRRPCILKTNIDEVKLPAESTNHSETFGLSPEECEDVLLKQAWLSYFWRRAKTQGLEPDIAEDRLQFWINQGNRAPNSHDAVDVERGLLELRKLGMETKLWEESRRLIDHSSSYKTLLETEYEILS from the exons ATGGATTATGACATGGTAATGGCGAAAATATGCACGTGTGGCATTTCTCTCCTCTCTTCCTTAAATTCTCCGAACCCACAGAGAAAACGAGATCCCCCATCGTCCATAGACACACATAGACATGAAAACACAagaattttgataatttctCCCCAAATTTCCACAAG ACAGACGAAAGGAGTCTTTCCGGGAGTTTTCATCATGACATCCCCAATGCATCAGCATACTCGTTCCACTTCGACTAATCTAAGTATGAAGAAGCCACAGAACAAGGCAGCTGCTCAAAGGCTTGCAGAGGTTATGGCTCAGCAACCAGCAGATGACGAAGAGGAGGACGAGCTGTATGATTTCAACTCAGGCGTTCCGTCAGCTGGTATAGGACTTGCAGGCGGAAGGCAAGCTCGAGGCCGTTCTCCAATG TCAGTTCGTAACTCAGTAGATCAGCCTTCATCAGCTCGTTATAGGAATTCTCGTTCCAAGCCTCTCGAACCATCTTCAAGCGTGGAACATCAGCAGCCTTCCTCGGCTCGTTATTCTCGTCCCAAGCCGCTTGAACCATCTTTAGAACATCAGCAGCCTTCATCAGCTCGCCACCGACAGTCAAAGCCTGTTGAACCGTCCCTGTCTCTTAATCACTCCACACGTGTAAGATCATCTTCTTCTGTTCAAATGAACGCTTCGGAGGAACCACCACAGCCAGCATCAGCTCGCTCCGCTGGAAGATCATCCTCTTCTGCTAGTTTAGTTGGCCGGCCGAATTTGAGGGTGAAGACAGTTCCCATGGTGCCATCAAGCGTGTCTCTGTCACTTAAGCCCGTGGCATCTGGAAATACGGCTGATTCTCAGCTCGATAAAGTCAGGGATAAAAA GTTATCGCTCGATTTTGGAACTTTCAAATTGAAAGAGCAAGGTGGCCTGCAGTCCTCTTCTGCTCTACAAGACGAG CTTGATATGCTTCAAGAAGAAAACGAGAGTTTAGTGGAAAAG CTCAGGATAGCAGAAGAACGGTATGATGAAGCAGAAGCAAGAACCAGGCAGCTCGAAAAACAG ATTGAGTCTTTAGGCAATGGTGTGTCTTTAGAAGCTCGGCTTTTAAGCAG GAAGGAAGCTGACCTTCAGAAACGAGAG GCTGCTCTTAAAATCGCAGCAGGCACTTATGGCGGTGGCAACGAGGAGCTTGCAGTCCTCCGAATGGAAATTGAG GCGTCGAGGGAAGAAGCTAACTCTGCTCTGGATCAACTCCATGTCGCCATGCTAGAAGTTAAATCGCTTAAGATAACTACACAACGGATGATACTGACTCACGAGGAGATG GAAGAGGTTGTTCTCAAGAGGTGTTGGCTTGCTCGATGCTGGAGTTTGTGCATTCGCCACG GGATACACGCTGAGATAGCCGAAGCAAGGCATGGATATTGGTCACGTTTCGCTTCACGCCCTGTTGAAGTTATATTGGCAGCAGGACGTAAAGCAAAAGATGGACATCATTCCG CTACCGATGGTTTAGACGAAAGGGAGAGAGTTCTGCTGCACAAGGAAGATCTTACAAAGAAGGTCGACTTGGAAAGCATGCTTATGGTCGAAAAAGGTCTCCGGGAACTGAATGCCCTCAAG GTAGAGGAGGCGATAGCTGTGGCACTGGCCCAGAAACGTCGCCCGTGTATTCTAAAAACTAATATCG ATGAAGTGAAGCTACCAGCTGAGAGCACCAATCATTCAGAAACATTCG GATTGAGTCCGGAGGAGTGTGAAGACGTGCTTCTTAAGCAA GCTTGGCTGTCGTACTTCTGGAGACGAGCAAAAACTCAAGGGTTGGAACCGGATATTGCTGAAGATAGGCTGCAATTCTGGATCAACCAAGGAAACCGGGCGCCTAATTCACATGATGCCGTTGATG TCGAGCGTGGTCTTTTGGAGCTCCGGAAGCTGGGGATGGAGACGAAGCTGTGGGAGGAGTCGCGGAGATTGATCGATCACAGCTCCTCCTACAAGACTCTGCTGGAAACTGAGTATGAAATTTTGTCATGA